The genomic stretch CAAATTCCAAGATGAAGACGGCTGCCCTGATCTATCCCCTTCAACAGATAAGACAGTTGCAGACACTGACAGTGATGGAATTATAGATAATCTAGATTTGTGTCCAACTCAACCTGAAATATTCAATGGTATTGATGATAAGGACGGCTGCCCTGATAGTATTTCATCAAAAGACACTGATAAAGATGGTATTTCTGATAGTTTAGATTCATGTCCACTTATTCAAGAAACTTACAATAGGTTCCAAGATGAAGACGGCTGTCCTGATGTAGCAATCGGTACTACAACTGACTACAAATTCCCAGACGCTGATGGCGATGGAATTGATGACAGATGGGATTCATGTCTTGA from Nitrosarchaeum sp. encodes the following:
- a CDS encoding thrombospondin type 3 repeat-containing protein — translated: MKKYQILGFLLLIASIGIFQSSAFGVEDNDNDGVTNNVDQCPNLQEDYTGTIDGCPSTFVPWYDADYDGIPDHIDTCPTVRETYNKFQDEDGCPDLSPSTDKTVADTDSDGIIDNLDLCPTQPEIFNGIDDKDGCPDSISSKDTDKDGISDSLDSCPLIQETYNRFQDEDGCPDVAIGTTTDYKFPDADGDGIDDRWDSCL